From a single Rutidosis leptorrhynchoides isolate AG116_Rl617_1_P2 chromosome 5, CSIRO_AGI_Rlap_v1, whole genome shotgun sequence genomic region:
- the LOC139846663 gene encoding transcription factor MYB16-like: MGRSPCCDKVGLKKGPWTPEEDQKLLTYIEEHGHGSWRALPTKAGLQRCGKSCRLRWTNYLRPDIKRGKFTLEEEQTIIQLHALLGNRWSAIATHLSKRTDNEIKNYWNTHLKKRLTKMGIDPVSHKPKNDTLMCSARQSKSVANLSHMAQWESARLEAEARLAKQSKLLFSGPIQKDKGSIESLSTSTNLTGPVSGSPIRCLDILKAWNTVWNNKHNKTDARNGNEDLESPTSTLSTTGVGECLTNIFEFVGGNSSGSCDDGTTGEKQIGNLIPLTSEFNEMSTSSIDNYNNVDEHVPNGDFLESFTDLLLNNSSTSNQPSDQGGGDSNTTLERNGVNDSYCEDNNKNYWNNILDLVNSSLQDPPMF; encoded by the exons atgggaCGATCGCCATGTTGCGATAAGGTTGGGTTGAAGAAAGGACCATGGACTCCAGAAGAAGATCAAAAGCTTTTAACCTACATTGAAGAACATGGTCATGGCAGTTGGCGCGCTTTGCCTACGAAAGCCG GGTTGCAAAGATGTGGGAAAAGTTGTAGGTTGAGATGGACAAATTATCTTAGACCTGATATTAAGAGAGGGAAGTTTACACTTGAAGAAGAACAAACTATAATTCAACTTCATGCTCTCTTGGGTAATAG GTGGTCAGCAATAGCAACTCACTTGTCGAAAAGAACGGATAACGAGATTAAAAATTATTGGAATACTCATCTTAAGAAGAGGTTGACAAAAATGGGGATTGACCCAGTGAGTCACAAGCCGAAAAATGATACACTTATGTGTAGTGCTCGTCAATCAAAAAGTGTTGCTAATTTGAGCCACATGGCTCAGTGGGAGAGTGCTCGACTCGAGGCTGAAGCCAGATTGGCTAAACAATCCAAGCTTCTGTTCTCCGGGCCAATTCAAAAGGATAAAGGATCTATTGAATCTTTATCAACTTCTACTAATTTGACTGGGCCCGTGTCCGGCTCACCTATTAGGTGTCTTGATATACTCAAGGCATGGAACACGGTTTGGAACAACAAGCACAACAAAACAGATGCCCGAAATGGAAATGAAGATTTGGAATCACCAACTTCTACACTTTCCACCACCGGTGTAGGAGAATGCCTTACTAACATTTTCGAATTTGTTGGCGGGAATTCGTCTGGTTCTTGTGACGATGGAACCACCGGTGAAAAACAAATAGGGAATTTAATTCCATTAACTTCAGAATTTAACGAAATGAGCACGTCTTCGATAGATAATTACAACAATGTTGATGAGCACGTACCAAATGGCGATTTCTTGGAAAGTTTTACGGATCTTCTATTGAACAATTCAAGCACGAGTAATCAACCTAGTGATCAAGGTGGTGGTGACTCAAACACGACTCTTGAACGTAATGGAGTAAATGATAGTTACTGTGAGGACAATAACAAGAATTATTGGAACAACATTCTTGATTTAGTGAATTCTTCACTACAAGATCCACCTATGTTTTAG